In Metasolibacillus fluoroglycofenilyticus, a single genomic region encodes these proteins:
- a CDS encoding Mor transcription activator family protein translates to MGGEKAIDKSTLDSSCFNGAYKDFVELIGYKNTLCVYNYFAGQYVTFPKRLLAEEFLHEQIIKEFDGTNAKELARKYDYSYSWIMKILKRNSYKGTIR, encoded by the coding sequence ATAGGGGGGGAGAAAGCGATAGATAAAAGCACGTTAGATAGTTCTTGTTTCAATGGAGCATATAAAGATTTTGTTGAGTTAATTGGCTATAAAAATACGTTATGCGTATACAACTATTTCGCTGGGCAATATGTTACCTTTCCTAAGCGACTGTTAGCAGAAGAATTTTTGCACGAGCAAATTATTAAAGAATTTGATGGGACAAATGCTAAAGAGTTAGCACGGAAATATGATTATTCTTATAGCTGGATTATGAAAATACTAAAAAGAAACTCATATAAAGGCACAATAAGATAA
- a CDS encoding recombinase family protein, translated as MTSKQVAIYARVSTTEQAEEGYSIDEQIRVLREYCEREGYTIYDEYIDRGISGKNITARPAVQRLLADADEKKFDVVFVWKMNRLARKSVDLMNMVEKFNSKNIAFRSYTEKYETETPTGKLQFQMMAAIAEYERNNIAENVKMGMIARAKEGKWNGGHILGYDVLEVDGENKKRKNTALVINEREAHIIRTIFHMYTTGQGYKAIANFINRAGYRTKKNKTFSLNAIKTIVTNPVYAGYIRYNVRRDWNEKRRNNINPDPVIVQGCHEAIISEETWQIAQKVYKERTCKPNRIHDGEFPLTGIMRCPQCGAGMVVGRTTNRTKSGEKRVLEYYVCGAWKNKGTNACRSNGVRTDYADPYVLNKIAELLHNEQLINELVVGINDKQSSMYEPIQKENDRCENELVLLNRKLEKTWEAYMDELITKADYIEKSQAIKQQMNEIKIVMEPLKEQLRGATITEITYEQVKVIFGNFDEAFKQSLTREQRKRLLHLLIHQVTIDETRKIESIQIMLNNDVLQELKLGVGEVSEDTSPAPFSVLVAI; from the coding sequence GTGACAAGTAAACAGGTAGCAATTTATGCTCGTGTATCTACGACCGAACAGGCAGAAGAAGGCTATAGTATAGACGAACAAATCCGAGTATTACGGGAATATTGTGAGCGAGAAGGCTACACCATTTATGATGAATATATCGACCGTGGGATTAGTGGGAAAAATATCACTGCTCGTCCAGCAGTTCAACGTTTATTAGCAGATGCAGATGAAAAAAAGTTTGATGTCGTTTTCGTTTGGAAAATGAATCGACTAGCTCGTAAAAGTGTGGACTTAATGAACATGGTGGAGAAATTTAATAGTAAGAACATTGCATTTCGTTCGTACACTGAAAAGTATGAAACAGAAACACCAACAGGTAAGCTTCAATTTCAAATGATGGCTGCCATTGCAGAATATGAGCGAAATAATATTGCTGAAAATGTAAAAATGGGTATGATTGCACGTGCAAAAGAAGGCAAATGGAATGGCGGTCACATTCTTGGTTATGATGTGCTTGAAGTAGACGGGGAAAATAAAAAACGGAAAAACACAGCTCTTGTAATAAATGAGCGTGAAGCCCATATTATTCGTACTATTTTTCACATGTACACAACAGGGCAAGGGTATAAAGCTATCGCAAACTTTATTAACCGAGCTGGATATCGTACAAAGAAGAACAAAACATTTTCTCTCAATGCAATAAAGACAATTGTAACGAACCCTGTCTATGCTGGTTATATTCGGTATAACGTACGTAGAGATTGGAATGAAAAAAGACGGAATAATATTAATCCTGACCCCGTCATTGTACAAGGGTGTCATGAAGCAATTATTTCTGAAGAAACATGGCAAATTGCTCAAAAGGTTTATAAGGAACGTACATGTAAACCTAATCGAATTCATGATGGTGAGTTTCCGTTAACAGGCATTATGCGATGTCCGCAATGTGGGGCAGGAATGGTTGTAGGTCGTACAACCAACCGTACCAAGTCGGGTGAAAAAAGAGTCCTAGAATACTATGTATGTGGCGCATGGAAAAATAAAGGGACGAATGCTTGTCGTTCCAATGGTGTACGAACCGATTATGCTGACCCTTATGTTCTGAATAAAATTGCGGAGTTACTTCACAATGAGCAGTTAATTAACGAATTAGTGGTAGGCATTAATGATAAGCAATCATCTATGTATGAACCTATCCAAAAAGAGAATGATCGTTGCGAAAATGAATTAGTGTTGTTGAATCGAAAACTAGAGAAAACGTGGGAAGCCTATATGGATGAGTTGATAACCAAAGCTGATTATATAGAAAAATCCCAAGCTATTAAACAACAGATGAATGAAATAAAAATTGTTATGGAACCATTGAAGGAGCAACTACGAGGAGCAACAATTACAGAAATAACGTATGAACAGGTAAAAGTCATATTCGGAAATTTCGATGAAGCATTTAAACAATCTCTTACAAGAGAGCAACGCAAACGACTGTTACATTTGTTGATACACCAAGTTACTATTGACGAAACACGTAAGATTGAAAGCATCCAAATCATGTTGAATAACGATGTGTTACAAGAGTTGAAATTAGGAGTTGGAGAGGTGTCTGAGGACACTTCTCCAGCTCCTTTTTCTGTTTTAGTAGCTATTTGA